The Neobacillus sp. OS1-2 genome includes a window with the following:
- a CDS encoding glutamate-1-semialdehyde 2,1-aminomutase, which translates to MQFTNSERIHTEALEHIVGGVNSPSRSFKAVGGGAPVVMERGQGAYFWDVDGNQYIDYLAAYGPIITGHAHPHITEAIKRAAETGVLYGTPTPHEVKFAKMIKEAIPSLDKVRFVNSGTEAVMTTIRVARAFTGRDKIIKFAGCYHGHSDLVLVAAGSGPSTLGTPDSAGVPKSIAQEVITVPFNDIEPFKEALEKWGSEIAAVLVEPIVGNFGIVEPKPGFLQQVNDLTHAAGALVIYDEVITAFRFMYGGAQDLLGIQPDLTALGKIIGGGLPIGAYGGRKEIMDTVAPLGPAYQAGTMAGNPASMLSGIACLEVLKQQGIYDYLDQLGAMLEKGILEAAKEYDINITINRLKGAFTVYFTNETIVNYEQAENTDGEMFARFFKLMLKQGINLAPSKYEAWFLTIAHTKEDVEATLHAVRNAFSSLKSE; encoded by the coding sequence ATGCAATTTACTAATTCTGAACGAATACATACTGAAGCATTAGAACACATTGTCGGTGGGGTTAATAGCCCATCCCGATCCTTTAAAGCTGTAGGCGGTGGTGCACCTGTTGTAATGGAACGTGGCCAGGGCGCTTATTTCTGGGATGTAGACGGTAACCAATATATCGATTATCTTGCAGCCTATGGTCCAATTATTACCGGACATGCACATCCTCATATAACAGAGGCAATCAAGCGTGCTGCCGAAACAGGGGTTCTATATGGAACACCAACACCACATGAGGTGAAATTTGCAAAAATGATTAAGGAAGCTATTCCTTCATTAGATAAAGTTCGCTTTGTCAACTCAGGCACCGAAGCAGTAATGACCACAATCCGTGTTGCCCGTGCCTTCACAGGCCGTGATAAAATTATTAAGTTTGCTGGCTGTTATCATGGGCACTCTGATCTTGTCCTTGTTGCAGCAGGATCCGGGCCATCTACACTTGGAACACCTGATTCCGCTGGGGTTCCAAAAAGCATTGCCCAGGAAGTAATTACAGTACCATTTAATGATATTGAACCATTTAAAGAGGCATTGGAAAAATGGGGATCCGAAATCGCTGCGGTTCTAGTTGAACCGATTGTTGGAAACTTTGGGATTGTTGAACCAAAACCAGGGTTCTTACAGCAAGTCAATGATCTCACCCATGCTGCTGGTGCACTTGTCATTTATGATGAAGTAATCACCGCCTTCCGTTTTATGTATGGTGGAGCACAAGATTTATTAGGGATTCAGCCTGACTTAACGGCTCTTGGAAAAATAATTGGCGGCGGCTTACCGATAGGTGCCTACGGCGGACGAAAGGAAATCATGGATACTGTCGCCCCGCTTGGACCAGCCTATCAAGCAGGAACAATGGCTGGAAACCCTGCTTCCATGCTTTCCGGGATTGCATGCCTTGAAGTGTTAAAACAACAGGGAATTTATGATTACTTAGATCAATTAGGCGCGATGCTTGAAAAAGGGATCCTAGAGGCCGCTAAGGAATATGATATCAACATAACGATCAATCGATTAAAAGGTGCTTTCACTGTATATTTTACAAATGAAACAATCGTAAACTACGAGCAGGCTGAAAACACGGATGGTGAAATGTTTGCAAGGTTCTTTAAGCTGATGCTAAAGCAGGGAATTAATCTTGCCCCATCAAAATACGAAGCATGGTTCTTGACAATCGCACATACAAAAGAGGATGTAGAAGCCACATTACATGCAGTAAGAAATGCATTTTCTTCACTAAAATCCGAATAA
- a CDS encoding ATP-binding cassette domain-containing protein, protein MENVIEVKQLRKEFKAYSSRTGLKGAFRDLLTRNYKVVPAVNDINFSIRKGEMVGYIGENGAGKSTTIKMLTGILTPTSGEVIVNGMNPHKERERFVQTIGVVFGQRSQLWWDIAVQESFRLLKKVYKVTDEQYDSHMNHVIKTLDIEPLLDKPVRKLSLGQRMRCELAAALIHNPPLLFLDEPTIGLDVLVKLKIREFLKEINEKYNTTILLTTHDLSDIEALCERVVMLDEGKVIYDGALMELKEKWGDRKELQFQFLENINLTAIQKLTYGIPVEWELDEKKQTFTAAVEDSDELISQVIGKVVAAFKVKDVKINETSTEEIIRNIYEKGAVEVG, encoded by the coding sequence ATGGAAAATGTAATCGAGGTAAAACAGCTTCGAAAGGAGTTTAAAGCCTATTCTAGCCGAACAGGCTTAAAAGGGGCATTTAGGGACTTGTTAACGCGGAATTATAAAGTGGTTCCAGCGGTGAATGATATTAATTTTTCAATCCGAAAAGGTGAAATGGTAGGCTATATCGGTGAGAATGGTGCCGGAAAGTCAACCACGATTAAAATGCTGACAGGAATCCTAACTCCCACATCTGGAGAAGTGATTGTAAATGGAATGAATCCTCATAAAGAGCGTGAAAGATTTGTACAGACAATCGGTGTTGTATTTGGTCAACGATCGCAATTATGGTGGGATATCGCTGTTCAAGAATCCTTCCGTCTCCTGAAAAAAGTATATAAGGTAACGGATGAACAGTATGATAGCCATATGAACCATGTGATTAAAACATTGGACATCGAGCCGCTATTAGATAAGCCTGTTCGCAAATTATCACTTGGTCAGAGAATGCGCTGTGAACTTGCCGCTGCTTTAATACATAACCCGCCGCTGCTTTTTTTAGATGAGCCGACCATTGGACTGGATGTACTGGTGAAATTGAAAATCCGTGAATTTTTAAAGGAAATTAATGAGAAATATAACACTACGATTCTGTTAACGACCCACGATCTTTCAGATATTGAGGCATTGTGTGAGCGAGTCGTCATGCTTGATGAGGGGAAAGTGATCTATGACGGGGCATTAATGGAATTAAAGGAAAAATGGGGAGATCGTAAAGAACTTCAGTTTCAATTTCTTGAAAATATCAATCTCACTGCCATACAAAAGCTAACTTATGGAATACCTGTTGAGTGGGAATTGGATGAAAAGAAACAGACTTTTACTGCAGCTGTGGAAGATAGCGATGAACTAATTTCACAAGTAATTGGGAAGGTAGTTGCTGCCTTCAAGGTTAAGGACGTCAAAATTAACGAAACTTCTACAGAAGAAATCATTCGCAATATTTATGAAAAGGGTGCTGTTGAAGTTGGATAA
- a CDS encoding daunorubicin ABC transporter permease translates to MDKYIEMIRIRFLMMLAYRTNYYTGILIYSINIGAYYFLWKAIYGGKDQIMGLSVVQMTSYVAVAWMARAFYFNNLDREMAQEIMEGKVAIELIRPYNYLGMKTMQALGEGIFRLFFFSAPGLIIVYIVFPIQFTWEPSVWGLFGLSTVLSFLVNTELNLLTGITTFFLFNNSGLIRAKRVVIDLFSGLLLPISFFPVWAQDMMKFLPFQGISYTPSMIFTKGFSQSQSITAIGQQFIWVIVLMVPIYLLWNLAKKQLIIQGG, encoded by the coding sequence TTGGATAAGTATATAGAAATGATTAGGATTCGTTTTCTTATGATGTTGGCGTACCGGACTAACTATTATACAGGGATTCTCATTTATAGCATTAATATCGGTGCTTATTATTTTCTCTGGAAGGCTATTTATGGAGGAAAAGATCAAATTATGGGCCTATCAGTCGTTCAAATGACCTCCTATGTGGCAGTAGCTTGGATGGCTAGAGCCTTTTACTTTAATAACCTTGACCGTGAAATGGCTCAAGAAATTATGGAAGGTAAAGTAGCGATTGAATTAATAAGACCCTACAATTATCTCGGAATGAAGACGATGCAGGCATTAGGGGAAGGGATTTTTAGGTTATTCTTTTTTTCTGCACCCGGTCTCATAATTGTGTACATCGTCTTCCCGATTCAATTTACCTGGGAACCTAGTGTTTGGGGATTGTTTGGGCTCTCGACCGTATTGAGTTTCTTGGTTAATACAGAGCTCAATTTGTTAACGGGGATTACAACTTTCTTCTTATTTAATAATTCTGGGCTAATCCGAGCTAAACGGGTTGTGATTGATTTGTTTTCCGGGCTTCTTCTTCCAATCAGTTTCTTTCCGGTCTGGGCACAAGATATGATGAAATTCCTTCCTTTTCAAGGAATCAGCTATACCCCTAGTATGATTTTTACCAAAGGCTTTTCCCAATCGCAGTCTATCACCGCGATTGGGCAGCAATTTATCTGGGTAATTGTTCTTATGGTGCCAATTTATCTGCTGTGGAATTTGGCGAAGAAACAGCTGATTATTCAAGGGGGATAA
- a CDS encoding ABC-2 family transporter protein: protein MFYMSMFFQYMSQYLKTRLQYRADLFVEFFSDLLAQAINLVFILVVFGHTSLLHGWSRDEIIFIYGFFLVPYAVFSAFFNIWDFNERYIVKGELDRILTRPIHSLFQIILERLELESLLGSITGLAIMFYAGFRLGITIDWYDPILFIIFVMGGALVYGGIFIMLACISFWADARTSLMPMMYNISNYGRYPVNIYNKLIRFVLTWILPFAFVGVYPAAFFLEKQEWYWYAYLTPLIGVVFFTLSVLLWNQGVKKYRGAGN from the coding sequence ATGTTTTACATGTCGATGTTTTTTCAATACATGTCACAATATTTAAAAACAAGACTGCAGTATCGGGCGGATTTGTTTGTTGAGTTTTTCTCTGATTTGCTTGCGCAAGCCATTAACCTTGTCTTTATTCTTGTGGTTTTTGGTCATACCAGTTTGCTCCATGGATGGAGCAGGGATGAAATTATTTTTATTTATGGCTTCTTCCTTGTCCCATATGCTGTCTTTTCTGCCTTTTTTAATATATGGGATTTTAACGAGCGGTATATTGTAAAGGGGGAACTGGATCGGATTTTAACGAGGCCCATCCACAGTCTGTTTCAAATCATACTGGAGCGGCTAGAGCTAGAGTCTTTATTAGGTTCGATAACAGGTCTTGCAATTATGTTTTACGCAGGTTTCAGGCTTGGTATTACTATTGATTGGTACGACCCGATTTTGTTTATTATTTTCGTTATGGGCGGGGCACTTGTTTACGGGGGAATTTTCATTATGCTGGCCTGCATTAGTTTTTGGGCTGATGCCAGAACATCGCTTATGCCAATGATGTACAATATCAGCAATTATGGCCGTTATCCGGTCAATATCTATAATAAATTAATCCGCTTTGTCTTAACCTGGATCTTGCCCTTTGCTTTTGTTGGGGTCTATCCAGCAGCCTTTTTTCTTGAAAAACAAGAATGGTATTGGTACGCCTATTTAACACCTCTTATCGGTGTTGTCTTTTTTACCCTCTCTGTTTTGCTTTGGAATCAGGGGGTGAAGAAATATCGCGGGGCGGGAAATTAA
- a CDS encoding ion channel has protein sequence MIYFLLPIVIFCIFMSIRTLFVPNTIKGKLVSVDNFFYLGTCYLTVIIGFGLLYLLFHLVGTPVLKEASHNHGKNIFETSFYFSAMMLFSVGNGDVIPLGIGRFIAVTEALIGYTLPAAFVAQVMFNREK, from the coding sequence TTGATCTATTTCTTGCTGCCAATCGTCATTTTCTGCATATTCATGAGCATCCGTACATTATTTGTGCCCAACACGATCAAGGGCAAATTAGTGTCTGTAGATAACTTTTTTTATCTTGGAACCTGTTATTTAACTGTGATTATCGGATTCGGACTTCTTTATCTCCTATTTCATTTAGTTGGCACGCCTGTTCTAAAGGAAGCGAGTCATAATCACGGGAAAAACATATTTGAAACAAGCTTTTATTTTAGTGCGATGATGCTGTTTTCTGTTGGGAATGGGGATGTCATTCCACTGGGGATTGGTCGATTTATTGCGGTCACAGAAGCGCTAATTGGCTATACCTTACCTGCTGCTTTTGTTGCCCAAGTAATGTTTAATCGGGAAAAATAG
- the bcp gene encoding thioredoxin-dependent thiol peroxidase, whose amino-acid sequence MSIEIGKKAPDFTLAAHTGESITLSNLKGKHVVLYFYPKDMTPGCTTEACDFRDQIQQFNELNAVILGVSPDPVERHQKFVEKYGLPFLLLADTEHQVAEAYDVWKLKKNFGKEYMGIERTTFLIDQEGNIAKEWRKVQVKGHVEDALTYIRENL is encoded by the coding sequence ATGTCAATTGAAATTGGAAAAAAGGCCCCTGATTTTACATTAGCGGCCCATACAGGTGAATCCATTACATTATCAAACCTTAAGGGCAAACATGTCGTACTTTATTTTTATCCGAAAGACATGACACCTGGATGTACGACAGAAGCGTGTGATTTTCGTGATCAGATTCAACAATTTAATGAATTGAATGCGGTCATCTTAGGGGTTAGCCCAGACCCTGTAGAGCGCCATCAAAAGTTTGTGGAGAAATACGGTCTTCCGTTTTTATTACTCGCTGACACTGAGCACCAAGTAGCTGAGGCCTATGATGTGTGGAAGTTAAAGAAAAACTTTGGTAAAGAATATATGGGAATTGAAAGGACTACCTTTTTAATTGATCAGGAAGGGAACATCGCCAAAGAATGGCGTAAAGTTCAAGTAAAAGGACATGTGGAAGATGCGTTAACATATATACGTGAGAATTTGTAA
- a CDS encoding cob(I)yrinic acid a,c-diamide adenosyltransferase translates to MKIYTKTGDKGTTSLIYGTRVAKNDIRVEAYGTCDETNSMIGLALSYLLKENFLGKEIIENVYHKIQTNLFHVGAELATPKGKEVKWSLSLEDIEELEQQIDACETELTALTNFILPGGHPAGAAFHVARTVARRAERCAVSLGEEEVSPLVLAYLNRLSDLLFVTARYVNYKLGATEQTLHGKK, encoded by the coding sequence ATGAAGATTTATACTAAAACAGGTGATAAAGGAACAACATCGCTCATTTATGGAACTAGGGTGGCAAAGAATGATATACGGGTCGAAGCATACGGAACCTGTGATGAAACCAATTCCATGATTGGACTGGCACTAAGTTATTTACTTAAGGAAAATTTTCTAGGGAAAGAAATAATTGAAAATGTATATCATAAAATACAAACAAACCTATTTCACGTGGGTGCCGAATTGGCGACACCGAAAGGGAAAGAAGTGAAGTGGTCACTATCACTTGAGGATATTGAAGAATTAGAACAACAAATAGATGCTTGTGAGACAGAGCTAACGGCACTAACGAATTTTATTCTACCAGGAGGGCATCCAGCGGGTGCAGCTTTTCATGTCGCTAGAACCGTTGCAAGGAGAGCGGAGAGGTGTGCGGTTTCACTGGGGGAAGAAGAAGTAAGCCCGCTTGTATTGGCCTATTTAAATCGGCTTTCAGACTTATTATTCGTGACGGCACGTTATGTGAATTATAAACTAGGAGCTACCGAGCAAACTTTGCATGGAAAAAAGTAA
- the perR gene encoding peroxide-responsive transcriptional repressor PerR produces the protein MTMNQLKEALDTLKDTGVRITPQRHAILEYLINSMSHPTADEIYKALEGKFPNMSVATVYNNLRVFREVGLVKELTYGDASARFDFVTTNHYHVICEQCGKIVDFHYPGLDEVEHLASHVTGFKVENHRMEIYGSCPECASKEVH, from the coding sequence ATGACGATGAATCAGTTAAAAGAAGCGTTGGATACCTTGAAGGATACTGGGGTACGAATTACTCCGCAACGTCATGCGATACTTGAATATTTAATAAACTCGATGTCACATCCCACAGCAGATGAGATTTATAAAGCCCTTGAAGGAAAATTCCCTAATATGAGTGTGGCGACAGTTTACAATAATTTACGAGTATTTCGTGAGGTAGGTCTTGTAAAAGAGTTAACCTATGGGGATGCATCAGCCCGTTTTGATTTTGTTACAACCAATCACTATCATGTTATTTGTGAACAGTGTGGTAAAATTGTTGATTTTCACTATCCAGGCTTAGACGAAGTGGAGCATCTTGCTTCCCATGTGACAGGTTTTAAAGTGGAAAATCACCGTATGGAAATTTACGGCTCATGTCCAGAATGTGCGAGTAAAGAGGTTCATTAG
- a CDS encoding YgzB family protein — translation MAKYSSKINKIRTFALSLIFVGFIVMYAGIYFRTSPVIMTIFMLLGLIFIIASTAVYFWIGMLSTKTIQVKCPSCGKPTKMLGRVDMCMHCREPLTLDPKLEGIKFDESFNSKKSK, via the coding sequence ATGGCAAAATATTCGAGTAAAATAAATAAAATCCGTACCTTTGCATTATCATTAATTTTTGTTGGTTTTATTGTTATGTATGCCGGAATCTATTTTCGTACTTCACCAGTTATTATGACCATCTTTATGCTTTTGGGTCTTATTTTTATTATTGCTAGTACAGCTGTCTATTTTTGGATCGGTATGTTATCAACCAAAACCATTCAAGTGAAATGTCCAAGCTGTGGTAAACCCACAAAAATGCTTGGAAGGGTGGACATGTGTATGCATTGCCGCGAACCATTGACCCTAGACCCTAAACTCGAGGGTATAAAATTTGACGAATCCTTTAACAGTAAAAAGTCAAAATAA
- a CDS encoding nucleotidyltransferase-like protein gives MEDILRPIYQERASQSNTLGVLLIEKKQKSSHVTESFDEILLIIVKEADQPLFIKHYSYNNQKAAMHVITESQLQEWLLLGTNRRIFEWIHEAKILFDRNENVANLKMELSEFPFNGRKIKMGLEFAKLIRRYVDGKALFESKQFLDAYNYVVHSLHHLARLAVIENGLHPELTVWQQVKQIEPEIFKLYEELVNSEETLEKRLELLFLASEFMIHFRTNIGTAHLLEVLSKKEYWQFNEIMSEKELIPYSVDLAVLIEYLIEKHLLDVVNIETKGQGIYHRCYCVHKKLS, from the coding sequence ATGGAAGACATCCTTCGGCCTATTTACCAAGAAAGGGCGAGCCAATCAAATACTCTTGGAGTTTTGCTGATTGAAAAGAAACAAAAATCAAGTCATGTGACAGAATCTTTTGATGAAATATTATTAATCATTGTTAAAGAGGCGGATCAGCCGCTATTCATAAAACATTATTCGTATAATAATCAAAAGGCTGCCATGCATGTCATTACAGAGTCACAATTACAGGAATGGTTATTATTAGGAACGAACCGAAGAATTTTTGAATGGATTCATGAGGCGAAAATCCTGTTTGATCGGAACGAAAATGTTGCCAATTTAAAAATGGAATTAAGTGAATTTCCTTTTAATGGGCGAAAAATTAAAATGGGCTTAGAATTTGCCAAGTTAATACGCCGTTATGTAGATGGAAAGGCTTTATTCGAAAGTAAGCAGTTTTTGGATGCCTATAATTATGTTGTTCATTCCCTACACCATCTTGCACGATTAGCGGTGATTGAAAATGGTTTACATCCAGAGCTCACTGTTTGGCAACAAGTCAAACAAATCGAACCGGAAATCTTTAAATTATATGAAGAACTTGTAAATAGTGAAGAAACACTTGAGAAACGGCTCGAACTGCTCTTCCTTGCAAGTGAATTCATGATCCATTTCAGGACAAATATCGGTACGGCACATTTATTAGAAGTTTTAAGCAAAAAGGAATATTGGCAGTTTAATGAAATTATGAGCGAAAAGGAATTAATTCCTTATTCTGTTGATTTGGCGGTACTAATAGAGTATTTAATTGAAAAACATTTACTTGATGTAGTAAATATTGAAACGAAGGGCCAAGGGATTTATCATCGATGTTATTGTGTGCATAAAAAATTATCGTAA
- the lgt gene encoding prolipoprotein diacylglyceryl transferase encodes MTFSGSALDRVFLNIGPLTIYWYGVIIAISIISGLWLSMKEADRLGLKKDLFVDLVIFAIPVAVISARIYYVIFEWDQYVDGPWWGVFAIWEGGIAIHGALIGSVITAVIFARVKKISFWKLADIAAPGIILGQAIGRWGNFMNQEAHGGPVSEAAYNHFLHYLPNFISNQMVIEGVLYHPTFLYESLWNILGLAFLLILRRYNPRRGEVFLSYAIWYSIGRFFIEGMRTDSLYIFGSLRIAQIISILIFIIGVVIIIHRRKSGQANNKYNGEKIQ; translated from the coding sequence TTGACGTTTAGTGGTTCTGCCCTAGATAGGGTGTTTCTAAATATTGGGCCGCTTACTATTTATTGGTATGGGGTTATTATTGCAATAAGTATAATTTCAGGACTGTGGCTTTCGATGAAGGAAGCTGATCGCCTTGGATTGAAGAAAGACCTTTTTGTAGATCTTGTTATTTTTGCCATTCCGGTTGCAGTCATCTCTGCTAGAATTTACTACGTTATTTTTGAATGGGATCAATATGTTGATGGACCTTGGTGGGGTGTGTTTGCCATTTGGGAAGGCGGTATTGCTATCCACGGTGCTCTAATTGGCTCAGTCATTACTGCCGTCATATTTGCACGTGTAAAAAAGATATCGTTCTGGAAATTAGCTGACATTGCAGCACCAGGCATTATCTTAGGACAAGCAATTGGGCGGTGGGGAAATTTCATGAACCAGGAAGCCCATGGTGGCCCTGTTTCAGAAGCAGCCTATAATCATTTTCTTCACTACCTGCCTAATTTTATTTCGAATCAAATGGTTATTGAAGGGGTTTTGTATCACCCTACCTTCCTATATGAGTCCCTATGGAATATTTTAGGACTGGCATTCTTACTTATTTTACGTAGATATAATCCGCGAAGAGGTGAGGTATTTTTAAGTTATGCTATCTGGTATTCTATTGGTCGCTTTTTTATAGAAGGTATGCGTACGGATAGTCTTTATATTTTTGGTTCACTAAGAATTGCACAAATAATTTCGATTTTGATCTTTATTATTGGTGTCGTAATCATTATTCATCGACGTAAGTCAGGTCAAGCAAATAATAAATATAATGGTGAAAAAATACAATAA
- the lepB gene encoding signal peptidase I: MNLVKKSLKNWIPFIVTVVIMAFVINKFLFFEILVPSGSMYPTIKPNDRIITTRIHNVKKIKRGEILVFYSNEFQETMVKRVIGLPNDSVEIKENGSVFINGHMLDETYVKYPDNRTGKFKVPNGKYLFLGDYRQHSLDSRLWKDPFISEKNIKGKAVFIVFPFNRASTLR; the protein is encoded by the coding sequence ATGAATTTAGTTAAAAAATCACTGAAAAATTGGATTCCCTTCATCGTTACTGTAGTGATTATGGCATTCGTCATTAATAAGTTTCTTTTTTTTGAAATTTTAGTTCCCAGTGGCTCTATGTACCCTACCATAAAACCAAATGACAGAATTATTACTACAAGAATTCATAATGTTAAAAAGATAAAAAGAGGCGAAATTTTAGTTTTTTACTCTAATGAATTTCAAGAAACAATGGTTAAAAGGGTGATTGGGTTACCAAATGATTCAGTTGAAATTAAAGAAAATGGTTCAGTTTTTATCAATGGACATATGCTAGATGAAACCTATGTAAAGTATCCAGATAATCGAACTGGAAAGTTTAAAGTACCTAATGGGAAATATTTGTTTTTAGGAGATTATCGCCAACACTCTTTAGACAGTCGCTTATGGAAAGATCCGTTTATTTCAGAAAAAAATATTAAAGGAAAAGCAGTTTTCATTGTATTCCCTTTTAATAGAGCATCTACACTTAGGTAG
- a CDS encoding DUF6448 family protein, whose product MKKIKKPKFFGALLMALAVIAIVPTMASAHCDTMDGPTVGDAKKAIESNNPSYILKWVQPDDEKEVTRIFDLTMKVRELSPEAKELADNYLFENLVRIHRAFEGAPFTGVKPHGTPIDEKIAAADKSIEVGNLSPVEKYVPKEKMAELQERFDKVMSLKDYDVNNVEAGREYIEAYVKFFKFAEGEEEEGHEAGGEHQVTDEHAAQGDEHATTEASEKSNDKESQKGAESLPVIPWSLAGILFATTLTFAVKYHKEHSKK is encoded by the coding sequence ATGAAGAAAATCAAAAAGCCAAAATTTTTTGGTGCACTATTAATGGCATTAGCCGTCATTGCTATCGTACCTACAATGGCAAGTGCTCATTGTGATACGATGGATGGGCCTACTGTTGGAGACGCAAAAAAGGCTATTGAATCCAATAATCCTAGCTATATTCTAAAGTGGGTCCAGCCAGATGATGAGAAAGAGGTCACTCGGATATTTGATTTAACCATGAAGGTCAGAGAGTTAAGTCCTGAAGCAAAGGAGCTTGCAGATAATTACTTGTTTGAAAATCTGGTCAGAATTCACAGAGCATTTGAGGGTGCGCCATTTACCGGTGTTAAACCTCATGGAACACCCATCGATGAAAAAATTGCAGCAGCAGATAAGAGTATTGAAGTAGGGAATTTATCACCTGTAGAAAAATATGTACCAAAAGAAAAAATGGCTGAACTACAAGAGCGATTTGATAAAGTAATGTCCTTAAAGGATTATGATGTAAATAATGTTGAGGCTGGTAGAGAATATATTGAAGCTTACGTTAAATTCTTCAAATTTGCAGAAGGTGAAGAAGAAGAAGGCCATGAAGCTGGTGGCGAACATCAAGTGACAGACGAACATGCTGCTCAAGGAGACGAGCATGCAACTACAGAAGCAAGTGAAAAATCTAATGATAAAGAAAGTCAAAAAGGGGCAGAATCTTTACCAGTAATTCCATGGAGTTTAGCAGGTATTCTGTTTGCTACAACTTTAACTTTCGCGGTTAAATATCATAAAGAGCATTCAAAAAAATAA
- a CDS encoding B3/4 domain-containing protein, producing MEIQLSTEIIAQIPDFKLGVIEYRNITVGESPQMLKGRLRLFQESIYFDLENKQVTDLPGIREWRNIFKKTGKDPNRYRHAAESIFRRVQKQNYLSSVQSAIDMNNFFSLQYQVPIGIYDLDLVQGPIEIRIGDVDEAYIGLNGRKNSLERLIVAADQEGPFGSPFVDSERTPVTFDTKQALQIIYLRPSTDMENAMRLTESLMNMFTQLHGGEASCRILGCP from the coding sequence TTGGAAATTCAACTTTCAACGGAAATAATCGCGCAAATTCCCGACTTTAAGCTTGGGGTTATTGAATACAGGAATATCACGGTTGGGGAATCACCACAAATGCTGAAAGGCAGGCTGCGGCTTTTCCAAGAGTCCATTTATTTTGATTTGGAAAATAAACAGGTAACAGACCTTCCAGGAATACGAGAATGGCGGAATATTTTTAAAAAGACAGGAAAGGATCCAAACCGTTATCGCCATGCTGCAGAAAGCATATTTAGGAGAGTCCAAAAGCAAAATTATCTGTCATCCGTTCAAAGCGCCATTGATATGAATAATTTTTTCTCGCTGCAATATCAGGTACCGATTGGAATTTATGACCTTGATCTAGTACAGGGGCCTATTGAAATTCGAATTGGTGACGTTGATGAAGCGTACATCGGATTAAATGGGAGGAAGAATTCTTTAGAAAGGTTGATTGTTGCAGCTGATCAAGAAGGGCCTTTTGGGAGTCCTTTTGTCGATTCGGAGAGAACTCCGGTGACATTTGATACGAAACAAGCTTTGCAAATTATTTATTTACGGCCTTCAACCGATATGGAAAATGCTATGAGGTTGACTGAATCCTTAATGAACATGTTTACACAATTACATGGAGGAGAAGCTTCCTGTCGAATTCTCGGATGCCCGTGA